One genomic window of Fusarium keratoplasticum isolate Fu6.1 chromosome 3, whole genome shotgun sequence includes the following:
- a CDS encoding Non-specific serine/threonine protein kinase, producing the protein MAGNIHPRAALLDHGRSGGDFAAGPPPSTLAAQLVENISASTKSSRSDENSELKGFFAIIQRVKDDPALLKTPEERVENNHMLLYVYARVVLDGIRLDDPFLDWAHVRIEGIKAINFLKFTIKETPLVLKHKVNGQEFMFRGQEPLWVWLLPQLLRLLGHPQCVELTEGIEGFLQYLILTVAQTRSLWDLAPAIMLYLRTTLSRLLDYLQNLSIVPSSEGILRDLSLPPDFAVSRHLGDDLSRLNQLTYRVERMPQALQQCLSLGDALSYPLLSGDVAFDMVSSFSESVVWLLDALVDMRSLQKRYESVFPGSPLHIIQKTLQIVRALSNKKGVGVSLRNKAVTLLVLFCGEMASSPDSSPMLDSTDEETRRTYCVALATIAKACIGDRPLGRLAVSKLVDETSLLYPEMPAETDIWRTTQTLRQVTAVPQPKLLDNDLHPSKFQDEYVREAIETLSMTYKEPDVDPEDRTKRRKVSSQDHSAMSVLVNSIRESLGLSREDDDNWANFEQQYLDAFPTVDETHQCLALDLLSRICCLADSEPESSDAVETKAADLQCPVCETNSWLGRTISHEAILHRSQVEALFTKLVRLPSIAESRRPRVAAMLALRRVVQHCDDTELLNLETSALGQWCLQSLNSSLRELRIAAGRVLATFSLDRPEPVFARMVLPTRHPGRKGIANQPLTDLQADAAHGSARSSATDGTSPMKRQDLVHRNRKNSIAFLKSLSEKNRANLTETFIMAWGQLGTVVCEDELNMVLIKLMEYLGSSNNIVSAFAFNELLNLSEARGVTPRGLFEPFWPNLAYMATKDMVHRPQMSRVIAELLQVSVNELLLVIQTHAVPWLVLDKQKDVIQKISEARQDPRDWMVVMDPPNLAATLALLLIQETEDITAFAKSRLNEISTHFHTAPIIELLQTEPVLTVMELLKVAGEADESKKAPVRKALNTIASMILAENKDARAMKKGEKTPRFIQSHLLGLMARLTEVINDPNLPFQERRRYIRAMEQMLCVIKDSARFARPQIAACLLSTLAQDTLREASFSCWAAMLNYFDEEDVEQLLETTFYVVTQYWDSLNESTALLAKEMLQTTVNRYDGMIARYILKLPSLRHIPELKDVETKLEQHRPATPLVEETLEAFSQRIKHENSGVVLQALTELVSYLQTNQNALHASAASQQSDAVVAALMRSLLDCVCTYNNLPGEIAPLCTEAMGLIGCLDPSKIETVREQRSVVILNNLETSEETTDFVLFLLEHELVPAFLSTTDNKFQGFLSFAMQELLNRCDITAACAMEGTGMLGGSEIYRKYIAMPEAVREVVAPFLGSRYVVAPMAPLEVQYPIFSPPKPHATTPPKPYATWLRFIVLDLLRKGQTPFADMIFEPLARVIRVRDVIIAEYLLPHLVLHLLLGSRSSKKEKDDVLGELLNILKHQPAENASYQEKEEMKRFCHVVFRVVDCAMRWIQTKRAAGRLTESDKEKLTQVQEALDMIPAELISERAIDCNDYARALFHLEQHAQKMEQRKRKPDERTRLLQKLQDIYANIDEPDGLDGISAHLHVLDINQQILSHRKAGRWTAVQNWYEMQLAESPDNVDFQIDLLHCLKQAGQHEVLLNHVEGMHTDVSTDNKIMPYAVEAAWVTGRWQSLAKFSKRFHGDVVEDFNISVATIFTKLRNKSDFSELTLLVNDMRRKISASMSTSSTASLQACHDLLLKAHILTDLEIIMATPTEDEVARQKSMSLLDRRLEVLGAYVNDKQYLLGIRRAAMELSRPAFTDLDISGLWLSSARLARKTNSLHQSFNAVLHASKLGDDGAAIENAKLLWREDQHRKAIQILQGAIKSNKFMTQTGASNSTSSTKLSPQQKLLTARAQLLLAKWLDSAGQTHAGALREKYQQPPKTYSTWEKGHYYLGRHYKKILEAEKPLKVDDQSDNYITGEVARLVIENYVRSLNSGTKYLYQTLPRILTLWLDLGAQVDKAPEGKVSLSRELHRRRVEQLNLLHSFLDKYIHRLPAYVFYTALPQIVARIAHQNPNVFDRLTHIIVKVVEAHPRQALWSLIGIMTTRQVSERKARGTQILQALRSVSKKVEGSTYDLKYLLRMGEKLAEQLLLACQNGDFHGNKTVHASLTRDLRFNHKCTPCPLVVPVEGSLTATLPAVSEYVKKHKAFSRDVVTIGSFLDDVLVLSSLAKPRRLTARGSDGKLYMLLIKPKDDLRTDQRLMEFNGLINRSLKRDAESSRRQLYIRTYAVTPLNEECGIIEWVPGIKTMRDILIGLYASRKIYPDYTVLKQLMDEACLSDGKTRVFTDEVLGRFPPVLQLWFTQQFPNPSAWFSARLRYTRSCAVMSMVGTILGLGDRHGENVNLEEGNGGVFHVDFNCLFDKGLTFAKPERVPFRLTHNMVAAMGIYGYEGPFRKSCELTLSILRQQEETLMTILEAFIYDPTLDLQKEKRTHRRGDVGVKLQPQSVVDSIKRKVKGLLPHESIPLGVEGQVEELIKQAVDPRNLAAMYIGWCPFL; encoded by the exons ATGGCCGGAAATATTCATCCCAGGGCGGCTTTGCTTGATCACGGACGCTCAGGCGGTGATTTTGCTGCCGGTCCTCCGCCATCAACCCTAGCTGCCCAGCTCGTGGAGAACATTTCAGCATCAACCAAATCATCTAGGTCGGACGAGAACAGTGAGCTGAAGGGTTTCTTCGCTATCATCCAACGCGTCAAAGATGATCCCGCACTTCTCAAGACTCCTGAGGAGCGTGTTGAAAACAATCACATGCTCCTTTACGTCTACGCTCGCGTTGTCCTGGATGGCATTCGGTTGGACGATCCATTCCTCGACTGGGCCCATGTACGcatcgagggcatcaaggcaATCAACTTTCTCAAATTCACCATCAAGGAGACACCATTGGTGCTCAAACACAAAGTGAATGGTCAAGAATTCATGTTTCGCGGCCAAGAACCTCTGTGGGTCTGGTTGCTCCCTCAGCTGTTGAGGCTTCTTGGTCATCCACAATGCGTCGAGCTTACGGAGGGCATTGAAGGTTTTCTTCAATACTTGATACTCACTGTAGCGCAGACACGGAGCTTGTGGGACTTGGCTCCTGCTATCATGCTCTATCTGCGCACCACATTGTCTC GTCTCCTTGACTACCTACAGAATCTCTCAATTGTGCCTTCTTCAGAAGGAATCCTCAGGGACCTATCCCTTCCTCCAGACTTTGCCGTAAGCCGACACTTGGGCGACGATTTATCCCGTCTCAACCAACTCACCTACCGCGTCGAACGAATGCCACAGGCTCTTCAACAGTGCCTAAGCCTCGGAGATGCCTTATCCTATCCCCTACTATCCGGTGATGTAGCGTTTGACATGGTTTCGTCGTTCTCGGAGAGTGTGGTATGGTTGCTCGACGCTCTCGTGGACATGCGGTCTCTCCAGAAGCGCTACGAATCTGTATTTCCGGGCTCGCCTCTTCATATCATTCAGAAAACCCTACAGATTGTACGAGCGTTGTCCAATAAGAAGGGAGTTGGCGTTTCACTTCGCAATAAGGCCGTCACACTCCTTGTCTTATTTTGCGGCGAGATGGCATCAAGTCCTGACAGCTCGCCAATGCTTGACTCCACTGACGAGGAGACTCGTCGCACGTATTGCGTGGCGCTTGCTACAATCGCAAAGGCATGCATCGGCGATAGACCCCTTGGTCGGTTAGCAGTATCCAAGCTTGTGGACGAAACTTCTCTGCTGTACCCAGAGATGCCAGCAGAAACAGATATATGG AGAACGACACAAACTCTGCGACAAGTCACCGCCGTTCCCCAGCCGAAACTGCTTGACAACGACTTGCATCCTTCAAAGTTTCAGGACGAGTATGTGCGTGAGGCGATCGAAACGTTGTCAATGACCTATAAGGAACCTGATGTCGACCCCGAGGACCGGACCAAACGGAGAAAAGTCTCATCCCAAGATCATAGCGCCATGTCTGTCCTAGTGAATTCGATTAGGGAGAGCTTGGGACTTTCAAgggaagatgatgataaCTGGGCGAATTTCGAACAACAATACCT GGATGCGTTCCCGACGGTCGATGAAACGCACCAgtgccttgcccttgatcttTTGTCACGAATTTGCTGTCTTGCTGACAGTGAGCCCGAATCGTCCGATGCTGTTGAAACAAAGGCCGCTGATTTACAGTGCCCCGTTTGTGAGACGAATTCATGGCTAGGTCGTACAATTTCCCACGAGGCCATCCTTCATAGGTCTCAGGTTGAAGCTCTCTTCACAAAGTTGGTCCGTTTGCCTTCCATCGCCGAGTCTCGCCGTCCAAGAGTTGCTGCTATGCTGGCGCTGAGAAGAGTGGTCCAACATTGCGATGATACAGAACTGCTTAACTTGGAAACATCCGCATTGGGTCAGTGGTGTCTTCAGTCTCTGAACAGTTCTTTAAGGGAACTCCGCATTGCTGCAGGGAGGGTCCTGGCAACCTTCTCTCTTGACAGACCTGAGCCAGTTTTTGCACGTATGGTACTCCCGACTCGTCACCCAGGTAGAAAGGGCATCGCCAATCAGCCCCTTACTGATCTCCAAGCCGACGCTGCTCACGGTAGTGCACGTTCGAGCGCGACGGATGGGACGTCTCCGATGAAGCGCCAGGATTTGGTGCATCGCAACAGGAAGAATTCAATTGCCTTTCTCAAGTCGCTATCTGAGAAGAACCGTGCCAATCTAACAGAGAcattcatcatggcatgGGGCCAGTTGGGCACAGTCGTGTGCGAAGACGAACTTAACATGgtcctcatcaagctcatggAATACTTGGgaagcagcaacaacatcGTCTCGGCATTCGCCTTCAATGAGCTGTTGAATTTGTCAGAAGCCCGCGGAGTAACACCCCGCGGCCTCTTTGAGCCTTTCTGGCCAAATCTGGCATACATGGCGACCAAGGATATGGTTCATCGTCCGCAGATGAGCCGTGTGATCGCTGAGTTACTGCAGGTCTCGGTTAacgagctgcttcttgtcatccAGACACACGCGGTACCATGGCTAGTGCTTGACAAGCAGAAAGATGTGATCCAGAAGATTTCAGAGGCCCGGCAGGACCCAAGAGATtggatggtggtgatggatcCCCCAAACCTAGCTGCCACTCTTGCTCTATTGTTGATCCAAGAGACTGAAGACATTACTGCCTTTGCAAAGTCGCGCTTGAACGAAATATCGACTCATTTTCACACTGCGCCCATcattgagcttctccagacAGAACCTGTTCTCACTGTTATGGAGTTGCTGAAGGTGGCGGGCGAGGCAGACGAATCCAAGAAGGCACCC GTCCGAAAAGCCTTGAACACCATCGCTTCAATGATTCTAGCAGAGAACAAGGACGCCAGGGCGATGAAGAAAGGGGAGAAAACTCCTCGATTCATTCaatctcatcttcttggccttaTGGCTCGCCTCACAGAAGTCATCAATGATCCGAATCTTCCATTCCAAGAACGTCGGCGATACATTCGGGCTATGGAACAAATGCTGTGCGTGATCAAGGACTCGGCAAGATTTGCCAGGCCACAG ATTGCCGCCTGTCTACTATCTACGCTGGCACAGGACACTCTGAGGGAAGCCAGTTTCTCCTGTTGGGCGGCAATGCTGAACTATtttgatgaagaggacgtCGAGCAGCTGCTGGAGACCACGTTCTACGTGGTTACCCAATATTGGGACTCCTTGAACGAGTCAACAGCCCTgcttgccaaggagatgctCCAGACCACCGTCAATCGTTACGACGGCATGATCGCGAGATATATCCTCAAGCTACCCTCCCTTCGCCACATTCCCGAGCTAAAGGACGTGGAGACGAAGCTGGAACAACACCGACCAGCAACTCCACTAGTTGAGGAAACCCTAGAAGCCTTCTCCCAGCGGATCAAGCACGAAAACTCAGGTGTTGTCCTCCAAGCACTGACAGAACTGGTCTCATACCTTCAAACCAACCAAAACGCACTGCATGCTTCCGCCGCCAGTCAGCAATCAGACGCTGTTGTTGCAGCGCTTATGCGATCCCTTCTTGACTGCGTCTGCACGTACAACAACCTTCCAGGGGAGATTGCTCCGCTCTGTACCGAGGCGATGGGCCTAATTGGGTGTCTGGATCCTAGCAAGATCGAGACAGTGAGGGAACAGCGGTCCGTGGTTATCTTGAATAATCTGGAGACGTCCGAAGAAACCACAGACTTCGTCCTTTTTCTGTTGGAGCATGAACTTGTGCCTGCATTCTTGTCTACTACTGACAATAAGTTTCAAGGATTCCTGTCATTCGCCATGCAAGAGCTGCTCAATCGCTGCGACATCACGGCCGCGTGCGCCATGGAAGGCACCGGCATGCTCGGTGGCAGCGAGATTTATCGGAAATACATTGCGATGCCAGAAGCTGTtcgagaagtggtggccCCTTTCTTGGGCTCCCGCTATGTTGTTGCGCCAATGGCCCCTTTGGAGGTTCAGTACCCGATCTTCAGTCCCCCTAAACCACATGCGACCACTCCCCCGAAGCCGTATGCAACCTGGCTAAGATTCATCGTCTTGGATCTTTTACGAAAGGGACAAACCCCTTTTGCAGATATGATCTTTGAGCCCCTTGCGCGTGTCATTCGCGTCAGAGACGTCATTATCGCAGAATACCTTCTCCCACACTTGGTTCTGCATCTCCTTTTAGGATCCAGAAGTtccaagaaagaaaaggacGACGTCCTCGGCGAGTTACTCAACATCCTGAAGCATCAACCTGCAGAGAACGCCTCGTatcaggagaaggaggaaatgAAGCGATTTTGCCAT GTCGTTTTCCGGGTTGTGGACTGCGCAATGAGATGGATCCAGACCAAAAGAGCCGCAGGGCGCCTCACCGAGTCcgacaaggagaagttgaCCCAGGTCCAAGAAGCTCTAGATATGATACCCGCCGAGTTAATATCAGAAAGGGCCATCGATTGCAACGACTACGCCAGGGCTCTCTTTCACCTTGAGCAACATGCCCAAAAGATGGAacagagaaaaagaaagccGGATGAGCGCACTCGCCTtctccagaagctccaggaCATCTACGCCAATATCGATGAACCCGATGGGCTGGACGGAATATCGGCCCATCTTCATGTtctcgacatcaaccagCAGATCCTGAGCCACCGCAAGGCCGGAAGATGGACTGCGGTACAGAACTGGTATGAAATGCAACTAGCAGAAAGCCCCGACAACGTCGATTTCCAGATCGACTTGCTTCACTGCCTGAAACAGGCTGGCCAACACG AGGTCTTGTTGAATCATGTTGAGGGAATGCATACCGATGTTTCGACAGACAACAAGATCATGCCTTATGCTGTGGAGGCGGCATGGGTGACGGGCAGGTGGCAAAGTCTGGCCAAGTTCAGCAAACGATTCCATggcgatgtcgtcgaggacttCAACATATCGGTCGCGACCATTTTTACCAAGTTGAGGAACAAGAGTGACTTTTCCGAGTTGACTCTCCTCGTGAATGACATGAGGAGAAAGATTTCGGCATCAATGAGCACCTCATCTACTGCATCGCTCCAGGCTTGTCAcgatcttctcctcaaggCTCACATCCTCACCGACCTGGAGATAATCATGGCTACGCCAACAGAAGACGAGGTGGCGCGTCAGAAGTCCATGTCCCTTTTGGATCGAAGACTTGAGGTCCTAGGTGCCTATGTGAACGATAAGCAGTACCTTCTTGGGATCCGCCGAGCAGCTATGGAACTCAGCCG GCCAGCATTTACTGACCTTGACATCTCGGGCCTGTGGCTGTCAAGCGCACGGCTTGCGAGAAAGACGAATTCGTTACACCAGTCGTTCAACGCTGTTTTACACGCCTCCAAgctcggcgacgatggtgCGGCCATTGAGAATGCCAAGCTGCTCTGGAGAGAAGATCAGCACCGCAAGGCGATTCAGATTCTCCAGGGAGCTATCAAGAGCAACAAGTTCATGACACAAACAGGAGCTTCAAATAGCACCAGTTCCACCAAATTGAGCCCGCAACAAAAACTGCTGACAGCGAGGGCTCAACTCCTCCTTGCCAAATGGCTCGACAGCGCTGGTCAAACGCATGCCGGAGCCTTGCGCGAGAAGTATCAACAGCCGCCCAAAACGTACTCCACGTGGGAGAAAGGACACTACTACCTTGGTCGACACTACAAGAAGATCCTTGAGGCCGAGAAACcgctcaaggttgatgacCAGAGCGACAACTACATTACGGGCGAGGTTGCTAGGCTTGTCATTGAAAACTATGTGCGCTCGCTGAACTCGGGAACGAAGTATCTCTACCAGACTCTCCCGAGGATCTTGACCCTTTGGCTGGACCTGGGAGCACAGGTGGACAAGGCACCCGAAGGCAAAGTCTCACTGTCTCGTGAGCTTCATCGGAGACGCGTGGAACAACTGAATCTTTTGCACTCTTTCCTCGACAAGTATATTCACCGATTACCAGCGTATGTCTTTTACACGGCATTGCCGCAGATCGTCGCCCGTATTGCGCACCAAAACCCGAACGTCTTCGATCGACTCACACATATCATTgtcaaggttgtcgaggcTCACCCTCGGCAGGCGCTCTGGAGTCTGATCGGCATCATGACAACCAGACAAGTGTCGGAACGAAAAGCGCGGGGCACTCAGATCCTCCAAGCATTAAGGAGCGTATCCAAGAAGGTAGAAGGCTCGACATATGACCTGAAGTACCTACTGAGGATGGGAGAGAAGCTAGCTGAACAGCTACTTCTGGCGTGTCAGAATGGAGACTTCCATGGCAACAAGACGGTCCACGCCAGTCTCACTCGAGACCTTCGATTCAACCACAAATGCACACCCTGCCCGTTGGTCGTGCCTGTCGAAGGCTCTCTGACGGCGACACTGCCAGCTGTATCCGAATACGTCAAGAAACACAAGGCATTTTCGAGAGACGTGGTGACGATTGGGTCCTTCCTGGATGATGTTTTGGTGCTTAGCTCGCTTGCCAAACCAAGACGACTCACGGCACGAGGCAGTGATGGAAAGCTCTACATgctcctcatcaagccaAAGGATGACCTGCGAACTGATCAACGTCTGATGGAGTTCAACGGGTTAATCAATCGATCGTTGAAGCGAGACGCCGAATCTAGTCGAAGGCAGCTCTACATCCGAACGTACGCAGTCACACCTCTCAACGAAGAGTGCGGTATCATCGAGTGGGTGCCGGGAATTAAAACCATGCGAGACATCCTCATTGGGCTCTATGCTTCACGGAAGATCTATCCTGATTACACTGTTCTCAAGCAGCTGATGGACGAAGCCTGTCTTTCAGATGGCAAGACAAGAGTGTTTACAGATGAAGTTCTCGGTCGGTTCCCACCAGTGCTTCAGCTGTGGTTCACACAGCAATTCCCCAACCCATCGGCTTGGTTCAGTGCCCGGTTGCGATACACACGCTCATGCGCCGTCATGTCCATGGTGGGCACGATTCTCGGACTTGGTGACAGGCACGGCGAGAACGTCAACCTGGAAGAGGGCAATGGAGGAGTCTTTCATGTCGACTTCAACTGCCTGTTCGACAAAGGTCTCACGTTTGCCAAGCCCGAGCGTGTACCGTTTAGGCTCACTCACAACATGGTGGCTGCCATGGGCATCTATGGCTATGAAGGGCCGTTCCGCAAGTCGTGTGAGCTAACTCTAAGTATCCTCCGACAACAGGAAGAGACGCTCATGACAATTCTCGAGGCATTCATCTATGACCCGACGTTGGATCtgcagaaggagaagcgGACGCATCGAAGGGGAGACGTAGGCGTCAAGCTGCAGCCGCAGAGTGTGGTAGACAGCATCAAGCGCAAAGTCAAGGGATTGCTCCCGCACGAGAGCATTCCACTAGGAGTCGAAGGACAGGTGGAGGAGCTGATCAAACAGGCTGTTGACCCTAGAAACTTAGCAGCCATGTATATTGGGTGGTGCCCATTTCTTTGA
- a CDS encoding Gamma-glutamylcyclotransferase, translated as MHGASCLRIIFNSMASHAPVTATAAATNKYYFAYGSNLHLEQMKRRCPGSKLIGSAKLWHYRWQINERGYANVMEADGHWVEGLVFEINQRDESRLDVNEGVSKNAYQKCYMTVMLRRAESSLYRRPVSWIVNNGGPAQARQMAAGQRRSVNHDPHWEQNVLVYISPQYIVDSPPKEEYINRINLGIADARVLGVAEDYISNCIRPFVPATTPKETTAPKTTGAGTTATTPTKPKVVRKVPSPGRKAVKQPVREARRPAGAAAAASKRTPNPSPARSAPGISPARASRPTQAQSQAARRARSQDPPRVVVNTSGRSGPSHRRARSHAYSQPPPLPPRPLSEQVAEYYQETTLRPPTTNRQRATSDVGAPPPLPPRPARRMRSIPVIIVQESHSSSWRR; from the coding sequence ATGCACGGAGCTTCCTGTCTCCGGatcatcttcaacagcaTGGCCTCGCACGCCCCGGTCACCgctaccgccgccgccaccaacAAGTACTATTTCGCCTATGGCAGCAACCTCCACCTCGAGCAGATGAAGCGCCGGTGCCCCGGCAGCAAGCTCATCGGCAGTGCAAAGCTATGGCACTACCGCTGGCAGATCAACGAGCGTGGATATGCTAATGTCATGGAGGCTGACGGTCACTGGGTCGAGGGTCTCGTCTTTGAGATCAACCAGCGTGATGAGTCCCGCCTGGACGTCAATGAAGGTGTCTCCAAGAATGCCTACCAGAAATGCTACATGACCGTCATGCTTCGGCGTGCAGAGTCCTCTCTATATCGCCGGCCCGTATCCTGGATCGTCAATAACGGaggcccagcccaggcaCGTCAGATGGCAGCAGGACAGAGGAGATCCGTCAACCACGATCCGCACTGGGAGCAGAATGTGCTAGTGTACATCAGTCCTCAGTACATCGTCGACAGCCCGCCCAAGGAGGAATACATAAACCGGATCAACCTGGGCATCGCCGATGCCAGGGTCCTGGGTGTTGCCGAAGACTACATCAGCAACTGTATCCGGCCGTTTGTACCGGCAACAACTCCAAAGGAGACCACGGCGCCAAAGACAACAGGTGCTGggacaacagcaacaacgcctaccaagcccaaggttgTGAGAAAGGTTCCGAGTCCAGGAAGAAAGGCTGTCAAGCAGCCCGTTCGAGAAGCCAGGAGACCTGccggtgctgctgctgctgcttcaaAGAGAACTCCAAACCCGTCACCAGCTCGATCAGCTCCAGGAATTAGCCCGGCACGAGCTTCAAGACCAACGCAGGCTCAATCTCAGGCAGCTCGTCGAGCTAGGAGCCAGGACCCCCCAAGAGTAGTCGTGAATACCTCTGGACGGTCAGGACCATCTCACAGGCGAGCACGCTCACATGCCTACTCGCAACCACCACCCCTTCCCCCAAGGCCATTATCCGAACAGGTTGCCGAGTACTACCAAGAGACCACTCTTCGACCCCCCACCACAAACCGTCAACGGGCTACCTCGGACGTCGgggcaccaccacctctgCCACCTCGGCCTGCCCGTCGAATGCGCAGCATACCCGTCATCATTGTTCAGGAAAGTCACAGTAGTTCATGGCGCAGATAA
- a CDS encoding putative PNPOx domain-containing protein, producing the protein MDQNIPLNAEASQGDTNKQTTSTLPPDVVQCLENARFLHLATCNDNIPQVSLMNYTYLPSSPYSNYPVIIMTTNPASRKTINLVANPNVSLLVHDWVSHRPPTHGRRLSGGSPGPEQRSSLASLLLNLNTSQLSSISATIGGAARLVPSGTEEERYYRQQHLENNTFEEVDIQRFQQGNGNGGNGAAQDGGRNCFVAGEEVRVVSVDIRDVRISDWKGTVRDWEIVPTENLVNGTS; encoded by the exons ATGGATCAAAATATACCACTCAACGCTGAGGCCTCTCAAGGCGACACCAACAAGCAGACAACATCGACGCTTCCCCCAGACGTTGTCCAGTGCCTTGAGAATGCTCGCTTC CTTCATCTGGCAACATGCAACGACAACATCCCACAAGTATCGCTCATGAACTACACATACCTGCCTTCGTCGCCTTACTCCAACTATCcggtcatcatcatgaccacGAACCCGGCATCTCGCAAGACTATCAATCTTGTCGCAAACCCCAATGTGTCTCTACTCGTCCACGATT GGGTTTCTCACCGACCACCTACCCATGGCCGCCGCCTCTCTGGTGGTTCCCCCGGCCCCGAGCAACGCTCCAGCCTCGCctcccttctcctcaacctcaatACATCGCAGCTATCTAGCATCAGTGCCACCATAGGAGGTGCCGCCCGTTTGGTGCCCAGCGggactgaggaggagcgaTATTATCGCCAGCAGCATCTCGAGAACAACACCTTTGAGGAGGTCGATATCCAGCGGTTTCAGCAgggcaatggcaatggcGGCAATGGCGCCGCCCAGGACGGTGGCCGCAATTGCTTCGTGGCTGGCGAGGAGGTCAGGGTTGTGTCAGTGGATATCAGGGATGTGCGCATCAGCGATTGGAAGGGAACCGTGAGAGACTGGGAAATCGTGCCGACCGAGAACTTGGTTAATGGCACTAGCTGA